The sequence below is a genomic window from Chanos chanos chromosome 16, fChaCha1.1, whole genome shotgun sequence.
TGTTCACTCAGTTGGACGAAGTTCAGGACATGTGTCCATTTAAGATCCAAATACAAATATTCTTCAGTATTTGTAGATGAATGATATCCCTTTTGAAAGCATACACTTGTGCAATACTATATGTGTACAATCTGTACACACAGCATACATATAATACTgctatatacatatacacttgTTAACATTTGAGATTTTGGGTATGACAGGACAAAGGATGATGGGGTTGACACCAGTTTATGTTATGAATGTGGATATTATGCCTACAGCAGGCTTTCGCACACGTTCATGGAACCATCTATGCTAGGCCTCTAATGGAAGAATCAACAAACTACTGAAAACCCCAATAAACAAggcatataaatacataaataaatgacatcaACCAAATCAATTACACACTCCATAAATTACATCtgcttcagttttcttttgacTGACTTAACCTACCCACAATCCTCAGAGACAACAGAACTTAGCCGTCTGGCGTAGTTAGCGCTGACGCTACAGTAGCAAAGAAAAAcggggtggggaaaaaaaaaaagagagagagagataaaacaacAACGTGCATTGTATTTCACTTAATTTTTGTTTAATAGTTCTCCTGACAAAATTGCtccacaaaacagaaaacaaaatgaaacatttatatatatttatatatattcaaaCAACTATGAAACATACAAGCCGTCACAGTGTTGGCAGGTCTagtcaaacaaaacagatatgTCAAACCAATGAGCTGATAAGGCATAAGAaagtaatcatttttaaataatcagtTACCAGCCGTGTCTATTCAACACAACGCAATTACTCTGTTATACTGTTAGGGTTCTGGGACAAAAGGGGAACAGTTAAAACTGATGCATCAACAAGTCACCCCCAAAAGAGGGTAGAATATAACAGCCTGCAGCCTCTGGTTCCAAAACTAGAATTGCTTTCACAATGAAATGTATCTATGCATTCATGCATGCCTCTACAGTGTTactgaaagaggggaaaaaaaaaaatccattcgaaaaagtgaaaaaaaattttttttttaaataaatgaacgGTTTGAAACGGGTCATTCACCCCGTCTCCATTACAATACTggggaggaaacagcaaatGTTTGGTAAATAGTTTCTCACAAGCCAGAGACATTTTAATCGTAAAATATCTATAACTGAAaaaattagttaaaaaaaaaaaaaaaaactggctagGCTTCCCTGCCGACTTATTCGTGGTGACAGTACTCCCATTATCGAACCAAGCAAAACGTTACTgctcttcagaaaaaaaaaacaggcctaaCACATTTATCTACGTACGTTTATACTAAGAAAATTATATCGCCAAGCGGTAGCACGGTCAAGTTTCAGGCAACGGTTCGTTAACGGTTAACGGTTCGTTCTGTTATTACAGTATTGGATTCGAACACAATGCAACGTGAAAAGGTACACAAGGAACAGCTGGGGCTAATGCAACAGCACTGCGGGTAGAGAGAAAGTGCGTCCGAGTATTTGTGTTTCGCCTCAACGTCCGCCTCAGGCCCGTCGCCATGGGTACAGTCCGACTGGTTCATCCAtttcaagaagaaaaaacaaaaactaaaaacactAACCACTAACCAGAATACGGAGCACCTTTAATCTGTtcaaaaaaatttcaaaaaataaaagatgaaaaaaaaaaaaaaaggatattagCCTAACCAAACGACCTGTGCTTGCAGATTTGAAAAAGCTATGGTAAAAAGCAGCACTTTTGCTTACTTTTAGGTCATTAACACGTAGGGGTGCACAGTAACTAAACAGACAAATCTCATTCAAGCCTTCAACGTTGAAATTGGAACCAACAAATTCCCAATTCCAACAAATTCAAAATTCCAAGGTCTTACGAACTCGCTGCTAAATCTTTCCGACACAGGactacataaacaaaacaaacagatttttttttttttttttaaaaaagagctcTAACTAGTTTTCCCCTTACTGAGTGAAAAACGCGATAGTATTTAGTGGTATCAGAGTGTAACAGAACtacagtgaggaaacagaagacCACATGTAATAGATTAGTCCTTTAGTCTTACGAGCTATATGTCAACAAAAGCATTTTACAGAATGTTACCATCAACCTGAAAAGTTATCATTTGTTACGTTATGCTTTATTTGTAAATGACTAGAAACCAAGTATGTCCATAACAAATATTTTTCCATCTTTAGGaaatgaggggggaaaaaaaagaccttttgtGGTTCTTTTTGAAaccatgtgctttttttttccatggcaaaaccatgaaaaaacacacaaacaaacaaacaaaaaaaacctagcGGGTTGAGAGAAccaattcaacaacaacaacaaaaaaaggaaagacttGTAAATAAGACCATGGAAGAGGGGACTTAAGGTAAAATACAAAcactgtttcaaaaaaaaaaaaagagaaaaacaaaacaaaaaaaaatccataatattaaaaaaaaaaaagaaaaaaaagaaaagaaaagaaaacaaacaacagaattgTGAACTCTGAAACGTCAAACTGGTCCTCAAACTCTGATACTTCCCGGTGACGTATCCTGGTAAAAACTAGGATCGGATCTCGTCGGTCGGCTTCCCGCCCCGATCCTGGAGGACAGAGCACACAGAACAGTGAGAAAAGCtcgttcatttttttaattctatacTCTGCTGTTTAACGCTGCACGGCATCTGAGCGATATTGACATTTCAACTGAAATCACCCAAAGTCAttaagtacattttctttattcatttccagCCCTCGCAGACGTATAATGAattcaaaatgtcattaaacATCCCACAGCTATACTTGATCTGAGGAACATTATAGATACTCATTAGTGCTTCGTATGTACttttactgttttgtctttttacacAATTAGAATCCGAAATCTCTCCAGCTGAGTATGTAAAGTGTCAAAACCCAGGTCCAGAGAGGCCACCCTGTTCCTCTAGCGATGTCACAGAAAACCAGACATTTCACGACCTTCGCTGACTGTCAGCTACTGATCACGGCGcaaagtgaaaatgaactgGGTAGGAGGAAGTCAGTTACAGTCTTGCAGGGGGGATTAGGagcactgtgtatgtgtgtgcgcgtgtgtgtgtgtgtataagaacGTTACCTCGGGGGGCGGCGGTTTGACTGTGACGGGCTGTGAGGAGCGGCGGGGGGGTGAAGGCTTTGGCTGAGCCTGCTGCTGCACCGTGTCAAAATACGTCACACCCCCATAAACCTGTGACTGTGCCTAGAGAAGACAGCAAACAAGAGTTTAAACTCACGCGGTCGGAACGCATACGTCCCCCGTCTTCCGGAGAGATCCCGTGACGCACGGGCCAGACACGCGTGCCACCAGCGTTCTGATTacggagaacacacacagaagatacTCCGTGCGCTTCCAGCTCAGTGAAAATTATACTGGTCACAACTAGGATCAGGCAGGAGACTCAAAACttacaaaaatgtttcaagCCCTAACATGACCAACACTCTTTGACGTATTAcaaatgagagatagagagagatagagtgagagacagagagagagagagcgacagatgtagagagataaagagaaagaatgcaGGGACTCACCTGAGGGTTAGGGTACATCGGGGGCAGTGTTGCTCCGGTAGGGTAGGGGTAATTTGTGTTGCCGAAGGTCATGACCCCGGGCGGGGGGTAGAAAGGTGGGGGCAGGAGCTGCTGCGGTGGAGGCTGACCAGGGGACATGGAGACGGGTGGAGCAGCATAAAGAGCGGGGTTAGGCATGGGTCCTCCTGACTGATGGGGGTGCaaacctagagagagagacagagatgataATATAAAAGTCATATGTgacaacagagaacagagggcgTGTATTTCATAGCGACGAATCTGTCAAAGCCTAATTTGAGCgggaagaagacagaaagaacaatAAGCATCGTTCTAACTCATAACTTAAACTTCTACGTCGTGATGTCAAACGCGCAGGTAAACACCGTCACACTTGCCTCTGACCGGAACGAAACGCAAGCTCCAAATATACTATGAGAAATGTCCCTTTATGAGAAGACTttggagtttttgtttttgccccccctaccccacccccccccccccccccccgtgcagGTTTTGAGAAGGGCGAGACTTACCCGGGTGTCCCGGGTGTCCTGGGTGCGGAAGGTGCATTTCGGGTTGGACCAGCATGCCCTGGGGCGGCAGAGGAGCCGGGCTATCACCGGGCGTGTAGATTGGTCCCTGGAAAGACACTGAAACGAAAgataaaagacagacacatttcatccatctgtttcatttcagttcaatttaaaaaaaaaaaactgtcacatCTATTGCAATTAGTATGGTCATAATAGTTTTATAGTTATACGACCTAAATTTAACTAagttgaaaagagagaaaatgacattgccacaatttctttttttttttttttacaacggGCAATACACATGTGACAACTTTTTATTTGATAGCTGCACTTTGCTCATCAGCTTGGGTGTGGTTTTTAAACTGTGCACATGCCAGTAAAAACCGTCctgattcatttttatttcactttacgATACgattcctcagaatgctgcagaaagttccactgaactgaatgggccatcccaacGTTCAAAGGTGTGATATTGCTTGATAATGACCgttgaaaaaattaaatgaccGCTGTCATTGGCCacgggttttgtgcttctgattcacatcaTTCATATCATTCGGCAAACAGTCCGTTCACTTATCGTAACGGAAATTTATGGTAACTTGCATCTGACAAGAACGGCCCTCGTTACAGTGGCGATTTGGCGACATCAACTTCAACTTCCCCCAAGATGTGCTATTGATTCTCTCAGACTGCACCATTAATGGAAACTTACATTCAATTTAAtatcaacaaacaaaatgcttagCCTATTAGCCTGCAACAGAAAGCTGACGAGTCTGCATGTAGCCTAACACGTTGCTACGCAACACCTGCAACTTTACACTTGTATTTGCCGGAGGGACTATTTTTCTGAGCGGAAGCCACGAAACGGCAATAAAATCATTCGAATGAAATACTGCCTGAAGTTTCTTTTATCGTTTTGGTAAGTATAATAAGCGGGGATAATGTGTAGTCCGCCGGTCGTTATCGGAAAAATAAATCCCTTCAGGACGATACAAGACCTTTTCGTCCTGTCTGGATTTATTTTTCCATAATGACCGGCGGACTACACGTTATCGCTTACATAATTAATATCCAGGAGATGGTGCTGATTAAGTAAACCGGGGGTTACCTTGTGAACAATCCCTCTCACAGGCCAAACACAGAAACTTACACTACAGCACCCTCTAAAGTCCATTTGAGGTATTGCACTTACTAGGTTCATAATAGTGGCCCTCCATGACTCCTATGTGCATAGGTGCTGGTTCCGGCACTGGCCTTTGACGCTGAGAAGAGTACCGCTTTGCTCGTCCCCCACcaacaccctgacacacacagagagagagagagagagagagagagagagagagagaaagagagagagagagagagagagagaggaaggacagaaaagagagaattgtCACTCACAGAAAAATTGCAGATTTGAAAATGACACAAGCCATGTAGTGAAAACAGCTAACAGATTTATCAAACCTACCATATCCTCCATGTTGCTGTATTGGTGAGGACCACCACCTCCGATGTGCATGGAGCTCGGGATGCCTGACGGAAACACAGAGAGTTCACTTAAAGGACTAGAAAGACTTTAAAGTTTAAAGACAACTCCAACGAGAACTGCTGGACCACTCCTAACAGTGATGTGACAGAGTTTCTCATTGGAGCGGCTGCCTTGGCTAAAGTTAGTCATGTCAGTTTCTGCTGTtgtcatatgaaaaaaaaaaaagggtagtTGCAATTCAGACCAGGGAAGGGagcaaaaataagaaataaaacaaaaaataaactggCAAAAATACCGAAAGAATGGGCTCACCCCGCATTTCAGCACGTAAATAAGAGGCCGGGCTCTGGGCCCAGTTTTGGCCTGCCAGGCTGAGACGGGCCAAGTCCTGATCCAGTCCTGAGAGGCCGCCTTGCGAGCCAGTGTCGCCCTGGCCCTGCCACGGCTCGTTTTTCACAGCGGTCTGCATCGCCGGGGCCGAGTCCTCGAGAGACGCCTGTTTACCCATGTCCGAGGGGCGGGCGCGAGTCCTGCGGCCCAGCGAGTACGACTTCTTCTCCACCGGACGTTCTTGCGGAGGCGACGCGTCCCTGGCCGTCCCCGTCGCCGCCTCCGCCGAGCGGTCCCCGTCCTGTTGCCGTGGCGACGGGACCGCCTCCCTCTCCGTCTTGTAGTGGTGCCCGGTGTACGTGGTGGTCGACGTGGGGATCTCGCCCTCCTCGTCGTCCTCGTCGCTCCTGACCTCTTCCACCACCACCGGGGGGCTGCGCTCTACGTGTGGCCCCCGGGCCACCCTGAGCCGCGGGCCCCTCTCACCCTCGAGGGATTGCGGCCGGGAGTTTCGGGGTTGAGGGGCCTCTGTGCCAACCTTCACGTGACCTCTACCTTCACCCCTTTGCGGGACTTGAGGGGGTCGGCCGCCCTGGAAGCTACGGGATGGGGGCTGAGACGGGGGTCTGCCGGAGGGGCGGGGGGCCGCGGGGGGAGCGGACGAGGGACCCGAATGCAGGGACACGGACGGGGGGGCGCCGCGGCCGCTGGGAGGGCCTCCTTGCCGGGAGGTTCGAGAAGGCTTCTCGCTGTCTCTCCAACGCTTTGGTTCTTGGTTGGGAGAGTTGTTATGtctgtaaagaaagaaagaaagatctgGAAGTCAGCTCGATCCAGTCATTCAGACACTGGAAAGCATGACAGCCTAGGCTGATAAAGGCAGGGAAGACAGGCACAAAATCCTGAACAAATGAAAACCTAAGAGCTGCCAGCTGGAGAACAAGCAAGTTGTCATagcaaaaatgttcattttgaatCCAGGTTCAGCATAGAGTTGAACTTTACTGACTAAATTCAATTCCAAATTCAATTTTTAGCACATCAAAAAACAAGCATCAGATGTGTCACCTGTCTGTGATtccaaacaaaatgcaaatcCATTGTGACTGATTTCCACCAATCAGAATTTGAGTACTGCTTTTTTAAAGAGCCTTCAAGAAAGCCGACTAAATGGTTACATAAATACGTCTAATGGTACATGAAAataactaccccccccccccatcccattGAACAGTTTGCTTTGCCTGTGTTGTGAAGGAGCACTAACCTAGGTTTCCTGTTTCTATAGGGTCGACCTTCGCTGGGTCCGGTTCCATTCCGGATGTCGTAACCGTATATCGCGATCAGCTCCTCGCGTGACTTGGGCGCCTGCTCCTCCTCCCGAAACTTATCATGCTCCCAGCGACCTTCATCTTTCCACAACTTCCTGTGTCTCCCTTTAGGTCTGAAGAAGGACAGAAAAACCACACAAAGGAGAAGCAAGAAAAGACAACAGgtttcagagaagagaaaggaggaaaaaataaaacaaaacttaaaacgAAACGCCCTCATAAATGCTTGTCTCGTTTTCAAAGAATAAAGTTTAGATCGACCAATGCTGACCAACTTGTGGACaatgaatacatacacattctAGAAACATCTCTCTTACCTTTCCTCTTCTTGAGCTTGTCCCCTCACATCATGCTCAAAGAACAGCCCTTTGCGGGGAATGTAGGCCGGATTCTTTCGGTCCTCGTCGTCATCAAGCTTCTGGCCCGTTTTGCCGCCCGATTTGTTTTCGGGATCATCTGTGCTCTCCTACGGGCCGTAAAATTAGTCTTTGTCAGGACTCCACAATATGTACCATACTTTTCCCTAGAGTAGGGCTGTGCGATGTGACGATATATTGTGCGAGAACAGAAAAACGTCTATCGTTTTGTTGTGTCGCAAATCACACTCTTTCCGGCAATATATTTCGTCATTTGGACAACATTTTGGATTCTTCCACACAGTATGGATGCAGGAAGGAAATTTGCTTGAGGGGAACTCAAACCAACTTGGAGGAGAGCGAACGTGACACAGAATCGGATAACACCAAACAGGAGAAGGACTCTGACCAGCCAAGACAAAACGAGGAGCTCGTACCTAAAAGAGGGGTGACTTCTGTCGCATGCACATGGTTTGGGTATGTAAAGTCCGACACGGACCAGAAAACCATACTTTGCAAATAATGCTGCAGACCGGTTCCCATAACAGACTCAAACACTACTACTCTCTTTTAACATCTATACCGCAATCATGTCAAACAGTACGGAAAGAGTCTACGGGTGAGGGCCATAAAAGTACAGTCGAGTGCTCAAAACAAACCTCATTTTCTATAAACTATTTATTCATTGCATTTACAAGAAAAATGCGATATCGTGATATGTATCGTTATCTGGATATGAAATGGCCTATATAGGGTTATGAGATTTGAGTCATATCGCACAGTCCTaccccagaacacacacacacacactgcttttcaaggctctgattggctctatAGCTTATCAGTCTAATTACATAGAACTACGCAGTCCAGAAAACAGGGATCTCAAAATCCAGCCTTGGAGGGCCAAGGTCCTGTCTCCCCTCAACCACCTGCAtatggtctctgattggctgaaggcCAAGCATGtaattaagaggtgaaaacaaaaaccagcaggaacttgcacaccccccgccccccccccctttggatTTCAACACTACTACCAAGTCCTTACCTGTCcatctccactctgtctctctccagccaGGTTCCCTTTGTCTTCTGACTTCGCTTCCTTCCcgccctcctcctcttcctccaggtCCTCCGCTGAGGCGTCCGTTGTCGGTTTGTTCTCAGCTGCAGCTCGAGACGCCTCTTCCTCGCTAAAGcgttctccctcttcctcctcttcttcctcatctaCTCCCTGGATTGGAGCCATACCAATACGCATAAATAATGGCCATTTAAAATGGTCACATTTAAACTGACTTTATAGGTCACAGTAACGGTCACAGTTAAATTGAACGTTGCAGTTGTTACAGCAAAACCGTAGGCCAAAAGATAAGGACCGCTGGTCTATGAAATTAATGATAATGAACATATTCCCcgaatttttaaatgaaaacgcAAACCGAAAAGCCTACACCACAGTGAAATTCAACTCTATATTCAGGACTAAAATGACATATAATAACTCAAGGTCACGCATATTTCAGCATCCCTGGGCCAGACGTGATTGTT
It includes:
- the casc3 gene encoding protein CASC3 gives rise to the protein MADRRRRRRRASQDSEEDDDSASGSESGRSGSPGGKTRVRDPGPVESPAVRVRSKSDDESECESEDGVGEAVLSDYDSADPEENGSHSEGVDEEEEEEEGERFSEEEASRAAAENKPTTDASAEDLEEEEEGGKEAKSEDKGNLAGERQSGDGQESTDDPENKSGGKTGQKLDDDEDRKNPAYIPRKGLFFEHDVRGQAQEEERPKGRHRKLWKDEGRWEHDKFREEEQAPKSREELIAIYGYDIRNGTGPSEGRPYRNRKPRHNNSPNQEPKRWRDSEKPSRTSRQGGPPSGRGAPPSVSLHSGPSSAPPAAPRPSGRPPSQPPSRSFQGGRPPQVPQRGEGRGHVKVGTEAPQPRNSRPQSLEGERGPRLRVARGPHVERSPPVVVEEVRSDEDDEEGEIPTSTTTYTGHHYKTEREAVPSPRQQDGDRSAEAATGTARDASPPQERPVEKKSYSLGRRTRARPSDMGKQASLEDSAPAMQTAVKNEPWQGQGDTGSQGGLSGLDQDLARLSLAGQNWAQSPASYLRAEMRGIPSSMHIGGGGPHQYSNMEDMGVGGGRAKRYSSQRQRPVPEPAPMHIGVMEGHYYEPMSFQGPIYTPGDSPAPLPPQGMLVQPEMHLPHPGHPGHPGLHPHQSGGPMPNPALYAAPPVSMSPGQPPPQQLLPPPFYPPPGVMTFGNTNYPYPTGATLPPMYPNPQAQSQVYGGVTYFDTVQQQAQPKPSPPRRSSQPVTVKPPPPEDRGGKPTDEIRS